The Blastocatellia bacterium nucleotide sequence GGACCGGTTGAGATTTTGATGCATGAGCATCGGATCATCGAGCGGGCGCTTCGCGCGCTGCGCGGCGTGTGTCAGCGATTGGCGAGCGGCGCATCGGTTCCCGCCGACGTGCCGCTGCAGCTTGTGGGGTTCTTCCAAACGTTCGCCGATCGCTGCCATCACGGGAAGGAGGAGAAGCATCTCTTCCCGACGCTCGAAGCACACGGCGTGCCGCGCGAGGGCGGACCGATCGGCGTTATGCTCGACGAGCATGAGCTGGGGCGTGGACTCGTGCGCGAGATGGCCGAAGCGGCATCAGCTTACGGGCGTGGGGAGTCGGATGCGGCTTCGCGCTTCGTGAGCGCCGCCGAGCGATACATGGATTTACTGGCGCAGCACATCTACAAGGAGGATAATGTGCTCTTTCGGATCGCCGAGAACGTCCTCGAGGCGCCGACGAAAGCGGCGCTCACGGAAGCGTTCGAGCGCGAGGAAGCGGCGCTCGGGCTCGGGACGCACGAGCACTATGAGGCGCTGGCGAGCGAGCTGGAGAAGACGTGGGCGACGTGAAGCGAAACCGACGCTCGCGCCCCTTGAGGAGGGAAGCCGACGATGGGTTGGCGCGGTCGTCTGAAGCTGCCGAAGGAGCATGGAGCATGGGCGATGCTCTATGTCCCGCTCGCGATCGGGACGCTCGCCGCTGAGGGCGAGCGCCGTCCGGTGCTGTGGTTGGGCTTGGCCGTGACATTTCTCTTCATCGCGCGCGAATCGGTGCTCGCGTGGTGGCGAGCGCGTCGTCGCGGTCAGCGGGCTGAGTCCGCGCGAACGTTGACGCTCATCTACCTCGGGTTGGCGCTCGTCTTCGGCGCCCCGCTGCTTTTGGAATATCGGCTGTTCGGTTTGATCCCGTTGGCGATCGGCGCCATGGGCCTACTGTTTGTGAACGCCGAACAGGCCGTGCGACTGGAAGACCGCACGATCCTCGGAGAGCTGCTCGCGATCCTCGGACTCACGATGACGGCACCGGCGGCGCATTACGCGATCCGGCGGGAGTGGGAACCAATGGCCGTGGGGCTTTGGGGAGTGAGCGCGCTTTATTTCGCGAGCAGCGTCTTCTACGTCAAGCTGCGCGTGCAGGCCGCGTATGGACGATCGCCGGAGCGGCGAGAACGCGCGCGGCGACAGTGCGCGATCTATCACGCGTTCCTGATCATCGCGCTACTGGGGCTGGCCTTCACGCACCGCATGGGCGTGTTTCTGGCGATCGCCTTCGCTCCGGCGCTCGGGCGCGCGCTTCGGCATGTCGTTCGACCGGCCGAGCGCGTTGATCTCCGACGCGTCGGGCTCGCGGAGATTGCTAATGCCCTCGTCTTTCTGATCTTCGCCGCTTTGGCCTTTCGCTCTCTTTGATTCCGAAGCCTCAGCACAGCTTCTCGCGGCCCGCGCGTTTCAACTGTTCCGGAAATTGGCGCACGTCCTGCGAACGGGCGAGATCGGCGACGAGCACGACATCGGGCGTGTCCACGATCATGATGCGCTCCAGCCCAAGCGCGGCGATCAGCCGCCCGGTCTGCGAGTAGATGAGTGAATCCCGCACATCAATGAGCAGCGCATCGCCGAGGATCAAATTTCGCGCCTCGTCATGTTCGCGCGCGCGCAATTCGTAAACGGCTTGCCAACTGCCGACATCGCTCCAACCGAAGGTGACCGGGAGCACGTAGATCGGCTCCTCCGTCTTCTCCATGATGCCGTAGTCGATCGAGATCGCCTCGACTTCACCGTAGACGGCTTCCAAGGTCCGCTCATACGTGCCGCTTTGCAAGCTCTCTTCCAGTTGAGCGAGGGCGCGGGCCAAGCGAGGGAGATACCGCGCGATCTCTCGCCAAATGGTCTCCACCGAGAACGCGAAGATGCCGCTGTTCCACAAATACTGCCGGCTGGCGACGTACTGGTGCGCTGTCTGCAGATCGGGCTTCTCCACGAACCGCTCCGCGCGATAGACGGGATGGCCGAGGACGGGATCGCATGGCGCGCCTTTGAGGATGTAGCCATAGCCAGTCTCTGGGCGCGTGGGGGTGATGCCCAAAGTCGCAATCCCTCCCGAGCGCACGAGCATCGCGGCAGCGCGCAGTGCGTCTCGGAAGGCCTCTTCATCGGCGACGAAGTGATCCGACGGCACGGCGATCAACACGGCCTCACTCGCCTCGCGCTTGACCTGCAGCGCGGCCAAGCCGATGCAAGGAGCCGTATTCCGTCCCTCCGGCTCCACGAGAATCCGCACGGCGCGCTCCTTGAAGATCTCTCGCACGCGAGGCTCGTGCCAACGATTGGTGACGATCAGAATGCGCGAATCGTCCACAAGCGGAGCCACGCGGAGATACGTCTCCTCAATGAGCGGGCGCGAGCCCGTGATGTTGAGGAACTGTTTCGGCAACCGCGCTCGGCTCGCCGGCCAAAAGCGCGTGCCCGATCCTCCGGCCATGATCGCAACGTAGATCGCATCCATACGATGCCTCCTTGTCCCACTGAGCAGCCGATCAGCACGGCCACCCGACGTTCTCGAATGCTTCCTCATCCGCGAGCGATCCGGATAGCGCTAGGACGACTGAGAGCGATTCCCACTGGCCCTGCGCCTGAACAAGCTCCACAACGACATCGGCTCGTCGAGCAATCCCCTCCATCACGATGAACGCTGCGGGGGATCCTCCTGTCCTCGACGTGACCTTCTCACTGTACACGGCTTTCGAGCGGGGAGCAACGGCGGGCCGTCGCTTCACGCGGCATGCGAGGCGCGAACGGGCTGGACAGCTTCAGGCAAGCGTGGTATCTTTCCGAGTGCTCGGACGATGAGCGCGCGCCCGTAGCTCAGTTGGACAGAGCGTCGGCCTCCGGAGCCGAAGGTCGCTGGTTCGAATCCAGTCGGGCGCGCCATTTTCTTTGCGTCGGTTGACAGGGGGCGATGGCGATTCCCCTCAAGCCGAGCGCGGACGATCACGGAGAAAGCACCTATGGATGAGGCCAACATGCGCTCGCTCTGGCGCGAGGCGGCGCTCGAATGCCTCAATGACGCCTGTCGCCGACGCTACCCCCTCACGGAGAAACTCTTCGCGTGCCCCGCTTGCGATGATGTGCTCTCGATCGCCTACGAGCCGACTGGCGAAGCTCCCGATGCCGTGCGAGCCCGCTGGCGCGAGCGTCGGCTCTCGAACGATCCACTCGATCAAAGTGGCGTTTGGCGCTTTCGGGAATGTTTGCCGCCGATCCCGCTTCAGCACGTCGTCACCCTACGGGAGGGGAACACGCCGATTTATCGCGCGCGCTTCTCTGCTCAATACGCTGGCGTTCGCAACCTTCTCTTCAAACACCTCGGCTTCAATCCAACGGGGTCGTTCAAGGATTACGGCATGACGGTGGCCGTCAGTCAGGCCCGAGCGCTCGGCGCGCGCGTGCTCGTTTGCGCCTCCACTGGGAATACGTCGGCTTCGATGGCCGCCTATGCCGCGCGCGCGGGGATGCGGGCTGTCGTCCTCATCCCGAGTGAGAACGTCGCCTTGGGCAAAGTGGCGCAAGCGCTCGAATACGGGGCGGTGACGTTGCGCGTGAAGGGCGCCAATTTCGATGACGTCTTGCGCCTGGTGCGCCAGCTGAGCGCGCGGCCGGACGTCTATCTTTTGAACTCGCTCAATCCCTTTCGGATCGAGGGGCAGAAGGCGATCTTCATTGAGCTGCTCGATCAACTCGGATGGGAAGTGCCAGAGCATCTTGTCGTCCCGGGGGGGAATTTGGGAAATTCCGCGGCGCTCTTCAAGGCGATGGAGGAGTTGCGACGTTTGGGATTCATCGCGCGATGGCCGAAGCTGACCATCGTACAAGCGCAAGGGGCGAGTCCGCTCGCGACGGCCGTCGCTCAGGGCGCCAAGCGGATCACGCCGGTCCCGCAGCCGCGCACGCATGCGACGGCCATTCGCATCGGCCATCCGGTGAATTGGAGACGCGCGCTGCACGCGTTGGAAACGACCGGAGGGTTCTGTGTGGCCGTGAGCGAAGAGGAGATCGCGGAGGCGAAGGCGGCCATCGGACGCGAAGGTCTGGGTTGCGAACCGGCTTCGGCGGCGACGCTCGCCGGCATCAAGAAGCTTCGCGAGGAGGGGAAGCTCGCTCCTTCGGAGACGATCGTGGCCCTGTTGACGGGCCATCTCTTGAAAGACCCCGAATACACGATGCGCTATCACAGCGGTCAGCTCGATGATGCGCTCACCGGACGCCCTCTCCGCGCTCGTTTGGCCAATCCCCCGATCTGCGTAGAGCCGCATCTTGACGCGCTCATCCGATGCCTCTACGATGAGGAGTCTTCATCCTGAGGCGAGGAGGCGAGGATGCTGCGGCACCGAAACTTGGCCGTCCTTGGCGCCGGTAAAATCGGCGAGGCGTTGATTCGAGGCCTGCTCGAATCGGAGCTTTTGGAGCGAGAGAACATCATCGCCACGGCGAAGCATCAGAAGCGGCTCGATTATCTGGCTGAGCATTACGGCGTGCGGACG carries:
- a CDS encoding hemerythrin domain-containing protein, which translates into the protein MPGPVEILMHEHRIIERALRALRGVCQRLASGASVPADVPLQLVGFFQTFADRCHHGKEEKHLFPTLEAHGVPREGGPIGVMLDEHELGRGLVREMAEAASAYGRGESDAASRFVSAAERYMDLLAQHIYKEDNVLFRIAENVLEAPTKAALTEAFEREEAALGLGTHEHYEALASELEKTWAT
- a CDS encoding YwiC-like family protein, which encodes MGWRGRLKLPKEHGAWAMLYVPLAIGTLAAEGERRPVLWLGLAVTFLFIARESVLAWWRARRRGQRAESARTLTLIYLGLALVFGAPLLLEYRLFGLIPLAIGAMGLLFVNAEQAVRLEDRTILGELLAILGLTMTAPAAHYAIRREWEPMAVGLWGVSALYFASSVFYVKLRVQAAYGRSPERRERARRQCAIYHAFLIIALLGLAFTHRMGVFLAIAFAPALGRALRHVVRPAERVDLRRVGLAEIANALVFLIFAALAFRSL
- a CDS encoding sugar phosphate nucleotidyltransferase, which codes for MDAIYVAIMAGGSGTRFWPASRARLPKQFLNITGSRPLIEETYLRVAPLVDDSRILIVTNRWHEPRVREIFKERAVRILVEPEGRNTAPCIGLAALQVKREASEAVLIAVPSDHFVADEEAFRDALRAAAMLVRSGGIATLGITPTRPETGYGYILKGAPCDPVLGHPVYRAERFVEKPDLQTAHQYVASRQYLWNSGIFAFSVETIWREIARYLPRLARALAQLEESLQSGTYERTLEAVYGEVEAISIDYGIMEKTEEPIYVLPVTFGWSDVGSWQAVYELRAREHDEARNLILGDALLIDVRDSLIYSQTGRLIAALGLERIMIVDTPDVVLVADLARSQDVRQFPEQLKRAGREKLC
- the thrC gene encoding threonine synthase produces the protein MDEANMRSLWREAALECLNDACRRRYPLTEKLFACPACDDVLSIAYEPTGEAPDAVRARWRERRLSNDPLDQSGVWRFRECLPPIPLQHVVTLREGNTPIYRARFSAQYAGVRNLLFKHLGFNPTGSFKDYGMTVAVSQARALGARVLVCASTGNTSASMAAYAARAGMRAVVLIPSENVALGKVAQALEYGAVTLRVKGANFDDVLRLVRQLSARPDVYLLNSLNPFRIEGQKAIFIELLDQLGWEVPEHLVVPGGNLGNSAALFKAMEELRRLGFIARWPKLTIVQAQGASPLATAVAQGAKRITPVPQPRTHATAIRIGHPVNWRRALHALETTGGFCVAVSEEEIAEAKAAIGREGLGCEPASAATLAGIKKLREEGKLAPSETIVALLTGHLLKDPEYTMRYHSGQLDDALTGRPLRARLANPPICVEPHLDALIRCLYDEESSS